A section of the bacterium genome encodes:
- a CDS encoding BrnT family toxin: protein MLLFEWDPRKAIKNINVHGISFDEASTTFSDTLSLTIYDPLHSEQEDRFILIGNSLKHRVLVTVHTERGDKIRIISSRKATENERRQYEENAKRSGYA, encoded by the coding sequence ATGTTATTATTTGAGTGGGATCCAAGAAAAGCAATTAAGAATATAAATGTCCATGGTATATCTTTTGATGAAGCCAGCACAACTTTTAGCGATACACTATCATTAACAATCTATGATCCGTTACATTCTGAGCAAGAAGACAGATTTATTTTAATTGGGAATTCACTTAAACATCGTGTGTTAGTAACTGTTCATACAGAAAGAGGGGATAAAATTAGAATAATAAGCTCGAGAAAGGCAACAGAAAATGAAAGGAGACAATATGAAGAGAATGCAAAAAGATCGGGATATGCTTGA
- a CDS encoding type II toxin-antitoxin system YafQ family toxin yields the protein MEISFSSSFKRAYKKRIKWSDELERKFWERVEMFTKAPFDRILKTHKLSGRLQELWSFSIEYDVRVIFYFADRNRVVFVDIGKHDEVY from the coding sequence ATAGAAATCAGTTTTAGTTCTTCTTTTAAAAGAGCGTATAAGAAAAGGATTAAATGGTCTGATGAGTTAGAACGGAAATTTTGGGAAAGAGTAGAGATGTTTACAAAAGCTCCTTTTGATAGAATTTTGAAGACACACAAGTTATCAGGAAGACTACAAGAATTATGGAGTTTTAGTATTGAATACGATGTCCGGGTAATATTTTATTTTGCTGATAGGAATAGGGTGGTATTTGTAGATATAGGAAAACATGATGAAGTTTATTGA
- a CDS encoding toxin HicA, translating to MAKVEEIITRMKRNPNDIRFSELCKVCNYYFGKSRQSSSSHRVYKTPWQGNPRINIQNNKGKAKTYQIKQVILAIERLEVEHGHKK from the coding sequence ATGGCAAAGGTTGAAGAAATTATTACCCGTATGAAGCGGAATCCTAACGATATCCGATTCAGTGAGTTGTGCAAGGTATGTAATTACTACTTTGGAAAATCTCGTCAGAGTAGTAGTAGTCACCGAGTATATAAAACTCCATGGCAAGGTAATCCACGGATTAACATACAAAATAATAAAGGAAAAGCTAAAACATACCAAATAAAACAGGTCATTTTAGCTATTGAAAGATTGGAGGTAGAACATGGCCATAAAAAATGA
- a CDS encoding HAD-IA family hydrolase, with protein MEKVILFDIGKTLIDGDAIINGALEHSAKKLKKLKFIDDEEKFIIAYLEADKDTTFAHIHHTYSDFEIIKKAWKNLGREDNYKVYANFLLEYRNYVRSKIKPDSKILKTFQHLQNKKMLLGIASDGTIVEQLETLVRLRIISYLEPNLIFVSEDIGVEKTNKDFYKYILQKNGNPNRRMVIVGDRLEADILIPKQLGFKTVLVLKYAKYIEEKIKYVNPDFVINDIPEMERIADLI; from the coding sequence ATGGAAAAAGTTATATTATTTGATATTGGAAAAACTTTAATTGATGGAGATGCTATTATTAATGGAGCGTTAGAACACTCTGCTAAGAAATTGAAAAAGTTAAAATTCATCGATGATGAGGAAAAATTTATTATAGCCTATTTAGAGGCAGACAAAGATACTACTTTTGCCCATATACATCATACTTACTCAGATTTTGAAATAATAAAAAAAGCATGGAAAAATCTTGGTCGTGAGGATAACTACAAAGTTTATGCTAATTTTCTCCTTGAATATAGAAATTATGTAAGGAGCAAAATTAAACCTGATTCAAAGATTTTAAAAACATTCCAACATTTACAGAATAAGAAGATGTTGCTTGGAATTGCTTCAGATGGTACTATCGTAGAACAGTTAGAAACTCTTGTGCGATTAAGAATAATTTCATATTTAGAACCCAACTTAATTTTCGTGTCTGAAGATATTGGAGTTGAAAAAACCAATAAAGATTTCTATAAATATATTCTCCAAAAGAATGGTAATCCAAATAGAAGAATGGTTATAGTTGGAGATAGACTTGAAGCTGATATTCTTATACCAAAGCAATTAGGATTTAAAACAGTGCTGGTTCTCAAATATGCAAAATATATAGAAGAAAAAATTAAATATGTAAACCCTGATTTTGTAATAAATGACATTCCTGAGATGGAAAGAATTGCTGATTTAATATGA
- a CDS encoding serpin family protein — MRGFHTAVTLFLVILAAIPRVFSAEAPSADLKAVVNGNTQFALDLYSKLKETTEANLFFSPYSISVALAMTYGGARGNTAKEMENSLHFTLKEKTHLAFAELDTRLDEVQRKRKVQLHIANSLWPQKDYRFLPEYISLIKQHYGVSITPLDYTKAVEEACRIINKWVEDETKEKIKDLIRKGGLNPLVRLVLVNAIYFKGDWASQFDPKQTANINFTLLNGEKKRVPMMQQKGKFRYREIEKAQLLELPYIGKQLSMIILLPQDPNGLSDIENQLSERKLDSWFSNLTEEEVKVYLPKFKITWGTFELNDQLKALGMRDAFVFSRADFSGMDGTKDLYISLVLHKAFVEVNEEGTEAAAATAVTMKVGGRLPRIRTFKADHPFVFFIRDNTTGSILFLGRVVDPSKKEE; from the coding sequence ATGCGAGGATTTCATACCGCTGTAACACTTTTCCTGGTAATTCTGGCCGCAATACCACGCGTGTTCTCTGCAGAGGCGCCCTCTGCTGATCTAAAGGCCGTTGTCAATGGTAATACCCAGTTTGCGCTTGATTTGTATTCAAAGTTGAAAGAGACGACGGAAGCCAATCTCTTTTTCTCTCCGTACAGTATCTCGGTCGCACTGGCCATGACTTATGGCGGTGCACGAGGCAACACGGCAAAGGAGATGGAAAATAGTCTGCATTTCACACTTAAAGAAAAAACCCATCTGGCATTTGCTGAACTGGACACGAGGCTTGACGAAGTACAGAGGAAAAGGAAAGTGCAATTGCACATTGCGAATTCCCTTTGGCCTCAAAAGGACTACCGTTTTCTTCCTGAATACATCTCGTTGATAAAGCAGCACTACGGAGTCTCCATCACACCATTGGACTACACCAAAGCAGTGGAGGAAGCTTGTAGGATCATCAACAAATGGGTTGAAGATGAGACAAAGGAGAAGATCAAAGACCTTATTCGTAAAGGCGGTCTGAATCCTCTAGTCCGTCTCGTCTTGGTCAACGCTATTTATTTCAAAGGAGACTGGGCCAGTCAATTCGATCCAAAACAAACAGCCAACATCAACTTCACCTTATTAAACGGCGAGAAGAAGCGAGTTCCTATGATGCAGCAGAAAGGTAAGTTCAGATACCGGGAGATAGAAAAGGCTCAATTGTTGGAGTTGCCCTATATTGGCAAGCAATTATCAATGATAATTCTTCTCCCACAGGACCCAAATGGCCTTTCCGATATTGAGAATCAATTGTCAGAAAGGAAACTCGATTCTTGGTTTTCCAACCTTACTGAGGAGGAAGTCAAGGTTTACCTACCTAAGTTCAAAATAACTTGGGGTACATTTGAACTGAACGATCAGCTCAAAGCATTGGGTATGCGAGATGCTTTCGTTTTTAGCCGGGCTGACTTCTCTGGCATGGATGGCACGAAAGATCTGTATATCAGTTTGGTCCTTCATAAAGCCTTCGTTGAAGTCAATGAAGAGGGTACTGAGGCAGCCGCAGCCACAGCTGTGACTATGAAGGTAGGAGGTCGTCTTCCTAGAATACGAACCTTCAAAGCAGATCACCCATTTGTTTTTTTCATCCGTGACAATACCACAGGAAGTATTTTGTTTCTCGG